DNA sequence from the Candidatus Sulfuricurvum sp. RIFRC-1 genome:
GGAGTATGGGTAATATCATAATCACGACGGAATACCGCACCCGGCGCGATCATACGAATCGGAGGCTTGGTTGAGAGCATTGTGCGAATTTGTACCGGAGAGGTATGGGTACGCAATAACATCGCATCTTTAAAATAAAAAGTATCCTGCATATCACGCGCAGGATGATATTTAGGAAGATTCAGCGCTTCAAAATTGTGGAAATCATCTTCAACCATCGGTCCCGTTTGTACCGAGAAATTCATGGCAATAAAATACTCTACGATCCGGTCCATTGTCTCCATTACCGGATGCAATGATCCGCGTTCTGTGGTAGCAGAGTACAGACTCACATCGATGGCTTCGGATTTCATTGTTGCTTGTAAATGCTCCATTGCCAAGAAAAGTTTACGGTCTAAAAGAAGCGCATTCAATCCCTCTTTGTGGATATTCAGTTCTTTGGCAAATATCCCTTTTTCAGCATCAGGAATATCTTTCATACGGGCAAACTCAGCGTTCATAATCCCTTTTTTTCCGAAAACGGCGATTCGTATCTCTTCGATTTTATCAATCGAATCGGCCGATTTTATAGCGTCATACCACTCTTGCAAAATAGAGTCTCCATTGTGATTTTCTGAAAGCTTTAAAATAGATCTTTACAATTTGGTGAAAAGGGCTTTCAATTTAGAGGATATTGTAGTCAAATCTCTTTTATAAATAGCTTCAAGCGATCTTCCATGTGCTACAATAACACAAAAAAAGAGGTTTAAAATGTGCATTTTCTGCAAAATAATCAATAAAGAAATCCCTTCCAATACCGTTGCCGAAAACGAAGAATTTTATGCCTTTCATGACATTAATCCTAAAGCACCCGTTCATATATTGGCGATTCCAAAAGCCCATTATAATAGTTTTAACGATGTCCCTGGCGATGTTATGGGAAGAATGTCGACATTTATGCAAGAGGTTGCCAAAGCGTGCGGAATTGAGGAGAGCGGCTACCGTATCATCAGCAATATCGGAGAAAACGGAGGGCAAGAGGTAGGGCATCTACACTTTCATATCCTCGGCGGAGCGAAGCTCAAATGGGGCCATTTTGCGGATGCGGATCCAAAAGATTTTTTTTAATTAAAAACGCTGGCGGAGCAAAGCCCCACTCAGTTACGTTAACACTGGGTTTCCCTCGGCGGGAAGCCCACGTGCAGTAAACCGCACTTTAAATACTATACCCCAATCACTTTTTACGCATTACACCCTTGCAACGCACCGAAATCAACGGCACTTCCGCCACCGCTGATCATTGATTCATTTTCACGAATGACATTACCGTTATGGATGATCGTGTAGGTAATCACCGTACTGTCACGAATCGTGTTAATCGTTGAACAATAGGTCTCCAAACTCGCCATCACCCAGCGTGCCGCAAGGGTATCGTCTGCATTGGAGTCAAAACGGTATTCAAGGTGAAGAGTATTGAACTTGCGCGGTGCAGACTCGTTACGAACCACTTCGCCGGATACTTCAAGATTTTTAACCTCATACCCCTGCTGTTTAGGGAGCATCACCACATCGGTTGCACTGCATCCGATAATCCCGCTTAAAAAATATTCGATCGGAGAAATTTGAGGGCAATCGATGATAAAACTGCTTTTTTCAGTTTTGGCTTCAAACTTCATTTCACTCTGATGAGCAACGGTAATTTTCATTTTATGTCCTTAAGATAATGGTCAAAATAGATAATCTGCTCCAATGTTCGCACTTCAGCCGTTCCCCCTTGGGAAGTACGGGCATTCATCGAATGTTCAATCG
Encoded proteins:
- the pheS gene encoding phenylalanine--tRNA ligase subunit alpha; translated protein: MQEWYDAIKSADSIDKIEEIRIAVFGKKGIMNAEFARMKDIPDAEKGIFAKELNIHKEGLNALLLDRKLFLAMEHLQATMKSEAIDVSLYSATTERGSLHPVMETMDRIVEYFIAMNFSVQTGPMVEDDFHNFEALNLPKYHPARDMQDTFYFKDAMLLRTHTSPVQIRTMLSTKPPIRMIAPGAVFRRDYDITHTPMFHQVEGLVVEEAGKVSFANLKFILEDFLKTMFGDVEVRFRPSFFPFTEPSAEVDISCIFCGGDGCRVCSKTGWLEVLGCGIVDPNVFKAVGYENVSGYAFGLGVERFAMLIHRIGDLRSLFEGDTRLLEQFR
- a CDS encoding OsmC family protein, which produces MKITVAHQSEMKFEAKTEKSSFIIDCPQISPIEYFLSGIIGCSATDVVMLPKQQGYEVKNLEVSGEVVRNESAPRKFNTLHLEYRFDSNADDTLAARWVMASLETYCSTINTIRDSTVITYTIIHNGNVIRENESMISGGGSAVDFGALQGCNA
- a CDS encoding histidine triad nucleotide-binding protein, translated to MCIFCKIINKEIPSNTVAENEEFYAFHDINPKAPVHILAIPKAHYNSFNDVPGDVMGRMSTFMQEVAKACGIEESGYRIISNIGENGGQEVGHLHFHILGGAKLKWGHFADADPKDFF